From a single Apostichopus japonicus isolate 1M-3 chromosome 12, ASM3797524v1, whole genome shotgun sequence genomic region:
- the LOC139977920 gene encoding upstream stimulatory factor-like isoform X1 — protein MDVLDQALEHADEGVKGDTDREQDMKDDQEEPVTVVTADEDGHTLANADSLYQFPSDASNVSVGSVTYRVVSLPQTNAETPTSQRTTVQTGGQPALAQVIQAPFNSEENSSGDGQSGETRFTYFPASAMSETNGASTGAENQTLQSATNAGGQFYVMMSPQDVLQGVSQRTIAPRTHQFSPKLDTVRTARDDRRRATHNEVERRRRDKINNWIVKLSKLVPDCSMDQSKQGQGEYSLDFLQSKGGILMKTCEYIDDLKNANSKMAESLKETERLSVELEIHRQQVEELKNENALLRAQLQQHGVEPVQSVNS, from the exons ATGGATGTGTTAGACCAAGCTTTGGAACACGC tgaCGAAGGGGTCAAAGGTGACACAGATCGAGAGCAGGATATGAAAGACGACCAAGAAG AACCAGTTACCGTGGTTACAGCAGATGAAGACGGACATACATTGGCTAATGCAGATAGCTTG TATCAATTCCCATCAGATGCAAGTAACGTCTCGGTAGGCTCTGTGACTTACCGCGTGGTGTCTCTTCCACAAACCAACGCGGAGACTCCGACCAGTCAGAGAACTACGGTGCAGACCGGAGGCCAACCAGCCCTGGCTCAG GTAATTCAGGCCCCGTTCAACTCGGAGGAGAATTCCTCGGGTGACGGGCAAAGCGGAGAAACTCGTTTCACATACTTTCCAGCATCTGCAATGTCAGAGACTAATGGCGCTTCAACAGGAGCAGAGAATCAAACACTCCAGTCAGCCACAAATGCTGGTG GACAATTTTATGTCATGATGTCACCTCAAGATGTCCTACAGGGTGTTTCGCAGAGGACAATCGCACCAAGAACTCATCAGTTTTCCCC gaaACTCGACACAGTACGAACAGCCAGGGATGATAGAAGGAGGGCGACACACAATGAGGTTGAGAGGAGGCGGAgagacaaaataaataattggaTTGTAAAATTGTCCAAGCTGGTTCCTGATTGTTCTATGGACCAATCAAAACAAGGCCAG GGTGAGTATTCTTTGGACTTTTTGCAGAGCAAAGGTGGGATTCTCATGAAGACCTGCGAGTACATCGACGATCTGAAGAATGCCAACAGCAAGATGGCAGAGAGCTTGAAAGAAACGGAGCGACTATCGGTAGAGTTGGAGATCCATCGGCAGCAGGTGGAGGAACTAAAAAACGAGAATGCACTCCTGAGAGCGCAGCTGCAGCAACACGGTGTGGAACCTGTGCAGAGTGTGAACAGTTAG
- the LOC139977125 gene encoding galactosylceramide sulfotransferase-like isoform X1: MANKIYSDQNNPLYTVLKTLLHKSSRNLRNPHKIPNMAGDLRQLLTTLIMGAIASMLLVCVFLTKTNPTYMRRSLKYYRIPKTYEENVRMDGNKMYVRSGGNRSSSKDKSLPKEEQRSNNTASLYTNTTKLVQFNATLLNIDQNHTSPLHQSTESFAMCSPKKNIVLLKTHKTGSSTIQNILYRFGDFHDLTFALPVGKSNYFCGNNDFNIKCVASLPKGYQYNVLANHARWVKTEFSAAMPPDTTYITILRHPSTQYESLYNYYKWKNVFHVTFQDFVKNPKMYYLKKNRQTSSAPRHSFRNPSLYDLGLTTPIEGLKEDEIYEKVKSLDEEFHLVLIMEYIEESIILLKDLMCWSWDDVLYFQTNSRATNEVQGMTQEVIQRLIEWNEGDWILYRHFNETLWTKVEHYGKERMKEDIATLRRKINEKTTKCIAGTKHVTELKQITIKRFQLTPAGSKSSECQRMVRPALKYLSTLNAKMSGKSKRSISLN; encoded by the exons atggctaataagatttacagtgatcagaataaccctttgtatactgtactgaaaactctcctgcacaaatcgagcagaaatctaagaaatccacacaaaataccgaac ATGGCTGGAGACCTCCGCCAGTTGTTGACAACACTTATCATGGGTGCTATAGCCTCCATGCTGCTTGTGTGCGTCTTTCTGACTAAAACGAATCCCACTTATATGAGAAGGTCACTCAAATATTACAG aatTCCAAAAACGTATGAAGAAAACGTTCGAATGGATGGAAACAAGATGTACGTTAGAAGTGGAGGAAACCGTTCCTCTTCAAAAGATAAAAGTTTACCTAAGGAAGAGCAACGGTCAAACAATACAGCATCTTTATACACAAATACCACAAAACTCGTCCAATTCAACGCAACTCttttaaatattgatcaaaatcaTACGTCACCGCTTCATCAATCAACGGAATCTTTTGCGATGTGTTCACCAAAGAAAAATATCGTTTTATTAAAAACCCACAAAACGGGAAGTTCAACTAtccaaaatattttatatcgTTTTGGTGACTTTCATGACCTGACATTTGCTCTTCCTGTTGGTAAAAGTAATTATTTTTGTGGTAATAACGATTTCAACATCAAGTGCGTAGCTTCATTACCAAAGGGTTATCAATACAACGTATTAGCCAACCATGCTAGGTGGGTGAAGACAG AATTCTCCGCTGCCATGCCACCGGATACAACTTACATTACCATATTACGTCATCCATCCACTCAATATGAAAGTCTATATAATTACTACAAATGGAAAAATGTATTCCACGTGACTTTCCAGGACTTTGTTAAAAATCCAAAGATGTATTACCTGAAGAAGAATAGACAAACCAGCTCTGCGCCACGTCACAGCTTCCGGAATCCTTCTCTTTATGATCTCGGTTTAACTACTCCAATAGAAGGCTTGAAAGAAGACGAAATTTACGAAAAAGTTAAGTCTTTGGATGAAGAATTTCATCTAGTTTTAATTATGGAGTATATTGAAGAGTCCATAATCTTATTGAAAGATCTGATGTGTTGGAGTTGGGATGACGTTTTGTATTTTCAAACGAACTCGAGGGCAACAAATGAAGTTCAAGGAATGACGCAAGAGGTCATACAAAGACTGATAGAATGGAACGAAGGTGATTGGATCCTATATCGACATTTTAATGAAACATTATGGACTAAAGTAGAACATTACGGAAAAGAGCGGATGAAAGAAGATATTGCTACCTTAAGGCGAAAGATCAACGAAAAGACGACAAAATGTATAGCTGGAACAAAGCACGTCACAGAACTAAAACAGATCACAATTAAACGATTCCAGCTGACACCAGCAGGTTCCAAAAGTAGCGAATGCCAGCGTATGGTGAGGCCTGCGTTGAAGTACTTATCAACATTGAATGCCAAAATGTCAGGAAAGTCGAAAAGATCGATATCGTTAAACTAA
- the LOC139977920 gene encoding upstream stimulatory factor-like isoform X2, with product MDVLDQALEHADEGVKGDTDREQDMKDDQEEPVTVVTADEDGHTLANADSLYQFPSDASNVSVGSVTYRVVSLPQTNAETPTSQRTTVQTGGQPALAQVIQAPFNSEENSSGDGQSGETRFTYFPASAMSETNGASTGAENQTLQSATNAGGQFYVMMSPQDVLQGVSQRTIAPRTHQFSPKLDTVRTARDDRRRATHNEVERRRRDKINNWIVKLSKLVPDCSMDQSKQGQSKGGILMKTCEYIDDLKNANSKMAESLKETERLSVELEIHRQQVEELKNENALLRAQLQQHGVEPVQSVNS from the exons ATGGATGTGTTAGACCAAGCTTTGGAACACGC tgaCGAAGGGGTCAAAGGTGACACAGATCGAGAGCAGGATATGAAAGACGACCAAGAAG AACCAGTTACCGTGGTTACAGCAGATGAAGACGGACATACATTGGCTAATGCAGATAGCTTG TATCAATTCCCATCAGATGCAAGTAACGTCTCGGTAGGCTCTGTGACTTACCGCGTGGTGTCTCTTCCACAAACCAACGCGGAGACTCCGACCAGTCAGAGAACTACGGTGCAGACCGGAGGCCAACCAGCCCTGGCTCAG GTAATTCAGGCCCCGTTCAACTCGGAGGAGAATTCCTCGGGTGACGGGCAAAGCGGAGAAACTCGTTTCACATACTTTCCAGCATCTGCAATGTCAGAGACTAATGGCGCTTCAACAGGAGCAGAGAATCAAACACTCCAGTCAGCCACAAATGCTGGTG GACAATTTTATGTCATGATGTCACCTCAAGATGTCCTACAGGGTGTTTCGCAGAGGACAATCGCACCAAGAACTCATCAGTTTTCCCC gaaACTCGACACAGTACGAACAGCCAGGGATGATAGAAGGAGGGCGACACACAATGAGGTTGAGAGGAGGCGGAgagacaaaataaataattggaTTGTAAAATTGTCCAAGCTGGTTCCTGATTGTTCTATGGACCAATCAAAACAAGGCCAG AGCAAAGGTGGGATTCTCATGAAGACCTGCGAGTACATCGACGATCTGAAGAATGCCAACAGCAAGATGGCAGAGAGCTTGAAAGAAACGGAGCGACTATCGGTAGAGTTGGAGATCCATCGGCAGCAGGTGGAGGAACTAAAAAACGAGAATGCACTCCTGAGAGCGCAGCTGCAGCAACACGGTGTGGAACCTGTGCAGAGTGTGAACAGTTAG
- the LOC139977125 gene encoding galactosylceramide sulfotransferase-like isoform X2: MSNECTYRLLVNWKTIRFIYADNNISLASKMAGDLRQLLTTLIMGAIASMLLVCVFLTKTNPTYMRRSLKYYRIPKTYEENVRMDGNKMYVRSGGNRSSSKDKSLPKEEQRSNNTASLYTNTTKLVQFNATLLNIDQNHTSPLHQSTESFAMCSPKKNIVLLKTHKTGSSTIQNILYRFGDFHDLTFALPVGKSNYFCGNNDFNIKCVASLPKGYQYNVLANHARWVKTEFSAAMPPDTTYITILRHPSTQYESLYNYYKWKNVFHVTFQDFVKNPKMYYLKKNRQTSSAPRHSFRNPSLYDLGLTTPIEGLKEDEIYEKVKSLDEEFHLVLIMEYIEESIILLKDLMCWSWDDVLYFQTNSRATNEVQGMTQEVIQRLIEWNEGDWILYRHFNETLWTKVEHYGKERMKEDIATLRRKINEKTTKCIAGTKHVTELKQITIKRFQLTPAGSKSSECQRMVRPALKYLSTLNAKMSGKSKRSISLN; this comes from the exons ATGTCTAACGAGTGTACATACAGGCTACTAGTGAATTGGAAGACTATACGGTTTATTTATGCGGACAACAACATCTCTCTAGCTTCTAAG ATGGCTGGAGACCTCCGCCAGTTGTTGACAACACTTATCATGGGTGCTATAGCCTCCATGCTGCTTGTGTGCGTCTTTCTGACTAAAACGAATCCCACTTATATGAGAAGGTCACTCAAATATTACAG aatTCCAAAAACGTATGAAGAAAACGTTCGAATGGATGGAAACAAGATGTACGTTAGAAGTGGAGGAAACCGTTCCTCTTCAAAAGATAAAAGTTTACCTAAGGAAGAGCAACGGTCAAACAATACAGCATCTTTATACACAAATACCACAAAACTCGTCCAATTCAACGCAACTCttttaaatattgatcaaaatcaTACGTCACCGCTTCATCAATCAACGGAATCTTTTGCGATGTGTTCACCAAAGAAAAATATCGTTTTATTAAAAACCCACAAAACGGGAAGTTCAACTAtccaaaatattttatatcgTTTTGGTGACTTTCATGACCTGACATTTGCTCTTCCTGTTGGTAAAAGTAATTATTTTTGTGGTAATAACGATTTCAACATCAAGTGCGTAGCTTCATTACCAAAGGGTTATCAATACAACGTATTAGCCAACCATGCTAGGTGGGTGAAGACAG AATTCTCCGCTGCCATGCCACCGGATACAACTTACATTACCATATTACGTCATCCATCCACTCAATATGAAAGTCTATATAATTACTACAAATGGAAAAATGTATTCCACGTGACTTTCCAGGACTTTGTTAAAAATCCAAAGATGTATTACCTGAAGAAGAATAGACAAACCAGCTCTGCGCCACGTCACAGCTTCCGGAATCCTTCTCTTTATGATCTCGGTTTAACTACTCCAATAGAAGGCTTGAAAGAAGACGAAATTTACGAAAAAGTTAAGTCTTTGGATGAAGAATTTCATCTAGTTTTAATTATGGAGTATATTGAAGAGTCCATAATCTTATTGAAAGATCTGATGTGTTGGAGTTGGGATGACGTTTTGTATTTTCAAACGAACTCGAGGGCAACAAATGAAGTTCAAGGAATGACGCAAGAGGTCATACAAAGACTGATAGAATGGAACGAAGGTGATTGGATCCTATATCGACATTTTAATGAAACATTATGGACTAAAGTAGAACATTACGGAAAAGAGCGGATGAAAGAAGATATTGCTACCTTAAGGCGAAAGATCAACGAAAAGACGACAAAATGTATAGCTGGAACAAAGCACGTCACAGAACTAAAACAGATCACAATTAAACGATTCCAGCTGACACCAGCAGGTTCCAAAAGTAGCGAATGCCAGCGTATGGTGAGGCCTGCGTTGAAGTACTTATCAACATTGAATGCCAAAATGTCAGGAAAGTCGAAAAGATCGATATCGTTAAACTAA
- the LOC139977920 gene encoding upstream stimulatory factor-like isoform X3: MKDDQEEPVTVVTADEDGHTLANADSLYQFPSDASNVSVGSVTYRVVSLPQTNAETPTSQRTTVQTGGQPALAQVIQAPFNSEENSSGDGQSGETRFTYFPASAMSETNGASTGAENQTLQSATNAGGQFYVMMSPQDVLQGVSQRTIAPRTHQFSPKLDTVRTARDDRRRATHNEVERRRRDKINNWIVKLSKLVPDCSMDQSKQGQGEYSLDFLQSKGGILMKTCEYIDDLKNANSKMAESLKETERLSVELEIHRQQVEELKNENALLRAQLQQHGVEPVQSVNS; the protein is encoded by the exons ATGAAAGACGACCAAGAAG AACCAGTTACCGTGGTTACAGCAGATGAAGACGGACATACATTGGCTAATGCAGATAGCTTG TATCAATTCCCATCAGATGCAAGTAACGTCTCGGTAGGCTCTGTGACTTACCGCGTGGTGTCTCTTCCACAAACCAACGCGGAGACTCCGACCAGTCAGAGAACTACGGTGCAGACCGGAGGCCAACCAGCCCTGGCTCAG GTAATTCAGGCCCCGTTCAACTCGGAGGAGAATTCCTCGGGTGACGGGCAAAGCGGAGAAACTCGTTTCACATACTTTCCAGCATCTGCAATGTCAGAGACTAATGGCGCTTCAACAGGAGCAGAGAATCAAACACTCCAGTCAGCCACAAATGCTGGTG GACAATTTTATGTCATGATGTCACCTCAAGATGTCCTACAGGGTGTTTCGCAGAGGACAATCGCACCAAGAACTCATCAGTTTTCCCC gaaACTCGACACAGTACGAACAGCCAGGGATGATAGAAGGAGGGCGACACACAATGAGGTTGAGAGGAGGCGGAgagacaaaataaataattggaTTGTAAAATTGTCCAAGCTGGTTCCTGATTGTTCTATGGACCAATCAAAACAAGGCCAG GGTGAGTATTCTTTGGACTTTTTGCAGAGCAAAGGTGGGATTCTCATGAAGACCTGCGAGTACATCGACGATCTGAAGAATGCCAACAGCAAGATGGCAGAGAGCTTGAAAGAAACGGAGCGACTATCGGTAGAGTTGGAGATCCATCGGCAGCAGGTGGAGGAACTAAAAAACGAGAATGCACTCCTGAGAGCGCAGCTGCAGCAACACGGTGTGGAACCTGTGCAGAGTGTGAACAGTTAG